The nucleotide sequence ATAACTTGGGAAGCTTCTGTAATGCAGGAAGAGATATTTGGACCTATTTTACCTGTATTAGTGTTTGAAGAATTAGATGAAGTAATAAAAACTATTAATATACATCCTAAGCCTTTAGCTTTATATTATTTTTCAAATGATAAAGAAAAGCAGGAACGTGTAATAAAAGAGATTTCATTTGGTGGAGGATGTATAAATGATACTATAGTACACCTAGCTACACCTTATCTTCCTTTTGGTGGTGTTGGTAATAGTGGTATGGGTAGCTATCACGGCAAAGCGAGCTTTGATAATTTTTCACATAAGAAAAGTGTTTTAAAAAAGTCTAATTTGATAGATATCCCTCTTAGATATCCTCCATATAAAGGTAAGATTAAGCTATTAAGAAAGATTTTAAAGTAATTTAAAGCAACCAAATTTTGGTTGCTTTTATGCTTTATTTTAATCAAAGATTTTGTTATTTTTTATATCTAAATGGATGAACAGTAGAAATTTCGTAGTTAAAGTTAAATAGTTCTGGATAGTTCATATAAAAGTTACCGTTTATAGTGGAAGAAGTATGAGTATAAGGCATTGTATTTTCTCCACTTGTAATATTTGTGTATCCTTCTGGTGTTACATCAGTGTATAATGTCCCCATTTGTTCTTTTATTTCAGCTATATTTTTCAATTCAACAGGTTTGGGAGCTTGTAAATTATTGTTTTTTGGTTCTTTCATATTTTACACCTCTGGATTATAAGAATTTAAGAAGGCCAGGATTATCCCTGACCTTTATTTTTTTCTAATAAAATATGACTTCTAACTAAATCTTTATATTTATTCTTTGTATTATAGAAAAAAATATGCTGAATATTTACAGCAATATAGAAATAAATTAGACTTATTATTTATTGTTTCCATTTCATGAATTTATTCTCAATAAAAGCAACTCCTTGATACATTACAGCAGCGAGTATTGCTAAAATAAATACATTTATCATCACTAAATCTAATTTAAACACTTGAAAACCATATACAATTAAATAGCCGATACCTGCTTTTGATACTAAGAATTCTCCAACAATAACTCCGACCCAAGATAGACCAATGTTAATCTTTAAAGCACTAATCATTGTAGGTACACTTGCAGGTATTATGACTTTTGTTAATATTTGGAATTTAGTTGCACCAAAGGTTTTTAGCATTCTTATTTTATCCTCATCTACTTCTTTAAAGCCGTTATATACATTCATGATAGTTATGATAATAGATACAGCAATTGCAGTTGCTATAATACCAGTATATCCAGCACCAACCCAAAGTATTAAAATTGGTGCTAATGCGGTTTTAGGTAGACTATTTAATACTACAAGATATGGGTCTAATACTTTTGAAATGAAATCCGACCACCATAGAAGTATAGCTACTAAAATACCTAGAATAGTTCCGATAGTAAAACCAAATACATTTTCCATAACAGAAATTCCTATATGTTCAAATAGAGAACCATCTTTCAAAAGCTTTATAAACAAATTCCAGATTTCAGATGGATAACTTGTAAGGAATGTATCTATCCAGCCTAGTCGGGCTGAAATCTCCCATAAAAACATGCAAACAATTATTATTGCAATTTGAGTAATTTTAATAGTTATTTTTTTCTTTCTAAGTTTTTTGATATATTCTTCATGCTCTTTAGACATGAACATCCAGCTCCTTCCATATTTTATTGAAGTAGTACCTAAATTCAGGAGCTTCTCTACTTCGCATAGGTGTTCTAATACCATCTGGGCAGGTTAATTCAATATTAACTATATCTTTAATTGTTGCTGGCCTTTTAGATAATACTACAACTCTGTCTGCTATAGATATAGCTTCTGCTATGTGTACAAAAAGACAGAAAAGGGCATTACTGCCCTTGGTTATAACCTACTATATTTATTTCTAATTTTCTACCATCCCACCAAATCTTATCTATTATTTGATTTAGAAACTTCTTTTTTTCTTCAAAGTCAAGTTTATCTACATTATTAGAGAAATCTTTTATTAATTTTAGTATTATGTCAATATTGTTTTTTTCTAGTTCCGTTATTTCTTTGTTTTCATCTAGGTTTTCTAATTTTGTTTTAATATCAACAATTTTGTTATCAAATTCTTCTATCTGCTTAATTATGTATTTAGCAGCTTTAGAATCTTGATTTCGAGATAATTGTAATGTTAAATTATTAATTGCTTTTTTGTATTCTAGTAATTCCTTTTCAAGCAATTCTTTTTCAGAATCTTGATTATTTGATTTTTTATTTAACTTTTCTTTCATCTCATAAAGGTATTTATATATATCACTTTCTTTATAGCTAATTTTTTTAATTTCGTTTATTACGTATTCATCAGCTAAACTTCCATTTAAGTTTTTTATGTTACATTTAGACCCCTTAGACCTTTCTTTAAGTAAACATTTATAGTAATAATAGGTTGAATTTTTTCTTCTGGAAACTGTTATTCTCATTTTAGATCCACAGTTTTTACACCTTAATAAATTAGTAATAAGTCCTATCTTTCCTTTTCCTGCTTTAGGAGCTTTTTCTCGGTTTTTTTCTAATAAATTTTGTACTCTTATCCAGTCTTGAGAAGGAATAGTACCTTTGTGTTTTCCTACTGCAACTATCCATTTAGATTTATCATTTTTTATAACTCTATTTCTTTTTTCATTATGTTTGTTGAAAACCATTAATCCATGAATACCATCAAATTCTTCTTTGTTACTAGCTATATCAGAATTATTTTCTTGGAAATATTCATATATTAGCTCATCGGCTATTACATAAACTGGATTAGTCAGTATTACTTTTAATATGCTTTTATCGAAATATTTACCATTTCTTGTTTTTATATTATTTTCTAAAGTCCAGCTTTCAAGTTGGGTAAGAGAACCAAGCTCAAGGAATTTATAATAAAGAGTTTTAACTAGCTCTAATTCTTTCGATATAGGGGATAGTTTATACATTTTCTTTTTACCTATTTTTTTGTCATCAACGTATATAGGTTGACTTTTAAAACCTGTAGGAGTTTTGCCTCCTAACCATCTTCCTGTTCTTGCTAACTGATGCATATTATCTCTAATCCTTTCTGCTATTGTTTCTCTTTCAAGTTGAGCAAATACTGAAGTTATATACATCATTGCTCTACCCATGGGAGTTGATGTATCAAACTGCTCACGGATTGATACAAAATCTATATTGTTTTTCTGAAGAAGTTCAATGAGGTTAGAGAAGTTTGTTATATTCCTACTGATACGGTCAAGTCGATAGCATATAAGGATATCAAATTTTTTCTTTGAAATATCTTTAAGCATTTTTTGAAATTTAGGTCGGTCAGCATGTCCTCCAGAATATCCTTCATCTTCATATATTAGAAACTTGTCTACATTGAAGTGTTTTTCTGCATATTCTTTACAGAGTTCTATTTGGTTTTTAATAGATTCTCCTTTATCTGTATATTTAGATTTCCTGGAGTATATAGCGATAATAGACAATTATTTCACCTCAATGAACATATTTTCATATTTATGATATGAAAATTAGAATGTAATTATTTAAGGTAATGTTTATATGTAAATAGATATAATGGTTGATATTACATTAAATGCAAATTTGTTTTAACGTATGACAATAGACAAGCTTATATATTGGTTGGTTATTAAAATAAGCAAAGGGAATAGGACAAACAAACTCTCTAATATGATTCATTAGAGGGGGAGATGAAATGAAAAATCAAGAAATTGAAGTTATCGTTAATACTCCAGGTGAAGAAATATTACAAGAAATGATAGCAAAAGCGATAGCGAGTATTGTTATAGATAGGATTAATGGTGTTGGTATAAAGCAAAGAAAATTAATTTATAAAAGAATACTTGAAGATTCTAATAATAAAAGGAATGAAGATATATGTAATTTATAGTATATTAGTACAAATTAATTTTTTGATAATTCTTACTAACTAAATACAAAAAACATATTAGATTTTTTATTAGAAACTTGATTGTAGAAGTACTAATGTTCACTAAAGAAAGTTGATGTTAGAGGGATTTAATTTAATTATTATTTTTAAATTTTACAATTGTGGTAACGTGTTAAAAATTGATAGTGAAGTTATTCTACTTAGACTTATAATATTATACGTTGTTTAAAATTACTTTAATTACTTTTAAAAAGCTATGCAATAATTTTTAATAGCTAAAATACATAAAGAAAGTATTAGAATTCAAAGTTTTGTATATGTGATTTTGTTTTAAGTTCTATTTTTAAAATTATATTTAGTAACTATTACTAATAAAAATTTATTTATATTTTTAAACAAAATGAAGGTATAATTTGACACATATAGAAATTAAAACAAATAAGAAATAGAAAAAGGAGGATTAAAAATGAAAATTGATGAAATGATTAAGATTGCATCTGCTATGAATATTTCTAAAGAAGTAATTGAGAAAAATGAAGAAGATAGAAAGGCATTTGTAAAGAGATTTCCGCTTGACAGATTGCTCGAGATGTCTATAGAAGAATATGCTGACACTTCATCAAAAGATTGTTTCATTTATTGGTTAGAGTTTAAAAATATTTTAGCAGGAATTGGTGGTGGCAATGCAGCTAAATTTGGCATTTACAGGTCAAGTGACGGAAATTATGTTACAGGTACTGGAAAAAATAAACGTATTTTAAAAGGAGAAGAATTAGAAAAACAATTTAAAAATTTAAAGTCTAAGATATATAAAGCGATTATTTTGGCAAAAGAAGACAAAATAGAGGAATTACAAAATTTAGAAGTACCAATTTGGAATATGGTTTTACAAAAAATATTACTTATTTATGTACCTGAGAAGTTTTTAAATGTTTTCACGCCAGAATGTTTAATACCATTAGCAAAAAACTTGCAATTACAAAATATAGTACAAATTAATTCTGATAATTCAGTTGTTCTTAATTACTACATAACAAAAGAATTAAGAAAATATTCTCCATTTAATGAATGGTCATATTACGAACTTGGGGCATTTGTTTGGAATAATTATCATTTTAAACCTAATGAATCATATTGGTTGATAGAATATATATATGGGGAGAATGATTCTAAATTAGAAGAATTTATAAATAAAGGTGTAGTTGGAATAGGTTTTTTAAATACAGACTTAAGTGAATATATTACTAAAGATTTAAAAGATGTAAAGGTATATATTAAGGAAAATGCTAATACAAAGAGTGCAAAAGACGCATTATTAGAGTTTATAAAAATTAAAGAAGGGGATTTTGTTGCTTTGAAATCTACATATACTATTATGACAGAAAAAAATAGAAAACAGTCTGTTATAAAAATATCTGCTATAGGTAAAGTTGAAAAGTCTTTTGATGAAGGGTACAGGTTTGACACTGAGCTTGGTCATACTTTACCTGTAAATTGGATAGATAAAAGTCAAGTTGAATATTTAAATTATACTAGATATAAAAAAACAATAAATAAAGTAACAAATATAGAAGCAATTAAGCAATTTTTTAATAAAATAGATACTCCAATGGAAGAAGATATTATAACAATTAATAGGACTAAAAAAAGACTTAATAAAAATATAATTCTTTATGGTCCTCCAGGTACAGGAAAAACATATATCGTTATGAATAAAGCTCTTGAAATTATTGATAGTGAGATGTATTCAGATATTATTACTTCTGATGATAGTGAATCTAGAGCTAAAGTAATTGATATTTTTAATGAGCTTATAAGCGAAGGGCAGATAGGTTTTTGTACTTTCCATCAAACATATTCTTATGAGGATTTTGTTGAAGGTTTAAAATCAGATGACAAAGGAGGTTTTCAACCTCAAGATGGTATATTAAAAGAAATTTCATATAGAGCAATGTATTCAGCATTAATTGATAAGAATAAAAAAATAGATTTAACATATGAAAGTATTAAAGAAGAGGTAAGAAAGAATATTAATGACAAAACAAAATTTGATTTTAAGAAAGCTAATAAATTTGTTCTAATTATTGATGAGATAAATAGAGGAAATATATCTAATATATTTGGAGAACTAATAACTCTATTAGAAGAAGATAAACGATTATGTGAAACAAATCAAATTACTGTTACGTTACCATATTCAAAAGAAAAATTTGTTTTACCACCTAATCTTTATATTATTGGTACAATGAATACTGCTGATAGATCCATAGCTTTATTAGATATTGCTCTTAGAAGAAGATTTATATTTGAAGAAATAATGCCTAATCCTAACTTGTTAGAACCTATAGAAGATATTGATTTAGTAGCAATGCTAGAAAAAATTAATAGTAGGATAGAATTTTTATATGATAGAGATCACACCATAGGGCATGCGTATTTTATGAATATTGAGACTGTAGAAGAGTTAATAGAAGTATTTAGAAATAAGATTATACCATTGTTAAAAGAATACTTCTATGATGATTGGGAAAAAATCGGACTGGTTTTAGGTGGTATTGGAAAAAACTCTGATGACGATTATATAGTTTATAAAAGTAATATTGATATTGATGAATTATTTAATAATAGTAGCTTAGCATCTAAATATCAATCGAGAGTTCAATATAATATCAAGGATTCTTTTGGTGTTAAGGAGCTGAAAAAAATCTATGAGTAGGCTCAAAAAAATAATCATAAGAGAAAGCTATGATTGGATAACAATTGATAGCAATAAAGAAGGTAGCATAACAAAAGAAGAATATGAAGATCTTATAAATTATCTTGATAATAATTATGAAATAGATAAAATAGTTCAAATAGGATTAAATAAATTAAGATTTATTAATTATGTTGGCTTTATACAACTTCCTTCAGTTTATTTAGAAATATTACCTAAACTTTCTTTAGATAATAATATACATGATTTAACTAAAGATAGAAATATGTTGATGTTTATGTTATCGAAAGTAGGCTATTTTCCTGTTAGTTTAAGCTATAATTCATTTCAGAACTATAATAAATATAATTTGATAGAATTATTTGCACATTTTTTTATAAATGAGCTTCAAAGAGGGATTAACAAAGGTTTACATTATGAATATATTAAGGTCCAGGATAATCTAAACAAACTTAAAGGTAGAATAATAATAAAAAACCAAATTAGATATAATTATTCTAAGAAATATAAAGCTTTCTGTGAATATAGTAAATTTACAATTAATAATTTCTTGAATCAAGTATTTAAAAAAACAATAAAGTTACTAGTTACCAATATAAATAATATAGATTTGAAAAAAGATATAAAAATTTTACAATCTTATTTTAAAGATGTTGATGATATAGTTATTAACTCTGATAAGCTAAATAAAATAATTTTTGATAGACAAAATGAAAGGTTTAAAATTCCTTATCTGATAGCAAAATTTATTCTTTCTAATTTAACTTTTAGTAGTAATGTTGGATTAAATCAGAGTTTTTCTTTCCTTTTTGAAATGAATACTTTGTTTGAAATGTATATTGCTAAATTAGTGAATGAGATTTGGAGTAATGATGGAGAATATACTTCTATTCAAGATAATGTAAAATATCTTTTGATTAATGTTAACAATGAAAGAAATAATATTAAATTAAAACCAGATATAGTTCTATATAAAACAAAATTTAATAATAAGAGGTCAGCAAAAGTGATTATTGACACTAAGTGGAAACATGTTGACAAAGTACAACAGAGTGATATATATCAAATGTATGCTTATATTACATCTTATAATGAAGCGAGTAGATGTATCTTACTTTATCCTAGAGTTTATACAGATAAAGATTATCCAATATGGAGGATAAAAAATACTTCTGAAAAGAAATTTATAGAAGTTAGAACTGTAAGATTAGATAGTTTTACTAATACCATATTTGACTTAAAAAAAATAATTTATGATAATACTATTGGTTAAAATATAGTAACTTTTTACTTCATAAATTAGTTAATTTCAGTTAAATCGTTTAGGAGACTAAAAAGAAATTAATAAAAATGCAACTGAAATTAAAGGATCATAAATTTAAATATGTTAGCAAGAAAGCATAACTTCTTTTGTAGTAAAGAAGTTATGCTTTCTTTTAGTATTAAATAATTTATTTAGAAGTAATGTTTTCATCATCTAATTTATCTAAGTTACTTTGATAAAGAGCTATAAGTAAAGCAGTATTAATAGCAAGGGATTTGTTGTTTTTTATATTTAATTTGTCTTTCATTACTTCTAGAGTTTTATCTAGAATTTTAGAATTAATATTAACAGATTTCTTTCTTTTCTCACTAGCGTAAATAGTTATCAACTCATTACTTAAGATATCAAGCTTTTTATATGGATTATCTTTTTTAATCAAGTCTAATGATTTTTGTATTTTATTAATTTTTCTATTCAAATCATTTATATTTTCATATATAGTTTCTAAGTAATTTAGGATTCCCTTTAAAGTAATATCATTGTTAGTCTTTTCGTGTTGAGCTTTTCCATCATTCTTTTTACATTTATCATTATTCATGTTTACTTCGGTATCTTTCTGTTGTATTGAGGTATTAAATAAATTTAATTGAACTGCATCGTTTTTATCTTCATTTGAACTGGAATTTGTGATAGTCTCTCGAGTATTTTCAGAGTCATTCTCCTTGGAATTATTATCATTTTTATTTAAATCAGTATTTTGAGGAGAATCTATTTTACTTTCCTTCTTAGATGTGTCTATATAAATTTTATTTTTAGGATCCCACTTTTTTTCAAGTTCAGTCTCTATTTTGGATACTATAGTGTGATAGTTGTAGATTTTTTCAGTTTTGTTTTTTGCTTCATCTTTTAATTTTTCTTTTATTTGATGTGGATTCATTCCTTTAGATACGCACTCTTTTATTATATTTATTTCTTTCTCAGAATAATGTCTTATATTCACCATTATATCACTTCCTATTTTATTTATATTACAGAATATTTGAAAATGCTAACTTTTATGACTAGTTGAGCATATACAATTTTGTAGTTTTCAAAAATAAAATAGGTTTTCAAATTAAAATTCAAAAAAATTTTCAATAAGGGAAGTAGTACTTAAAATTGAAAATATTAAATTTTAATTAGGAATAAAATTTTTTTCATTTTAAATAGGCAATATGCCGTGCGTAGTATACTACGCATGGTATATTGCCTATTAATTTTATACTTATAATCTTCGACAAAAAAATCCCCCTATTTTTTAGGGGGTAAGACTATAAGTCATTAATTGGAGCTTTAAATATAATTTCCATACTTTCTATAGAACCATTTTTAGAATTATCCTTTTTAATAATAACAGAGTCTATCAGCATATCAATTATAATTCTTTTTTGAGTTGTTTCTAATTGAGGAAAATCTACCTTTATAAACTTATTAATTGAATTTTTTATTTTATCAATTAATTTTTCTTTTTTCCCAACATTGCAAAATTCTCTTATTTGCTGATTAAGCATATCTTCTTTATATTCAAGCTTTGATTTGAATTCGCATAATATATTCAATTCATTATTTAGTTCACGTTTTTCGGTATCAAGAATTTCAATTAAATCTTTAAAAGTTTCATTGGATATCATTTCTTCTAGTTTACTTAATTTACTTTTGATTTCATGGATTTCTCCATCTAAATCATTTAGCTGACTATTAACATCCTGCAATTTTTTATTGATTACTTCACAGTATCGGTTATAAAGATTATTTACTATGTCTGAATTCAATATTTTAGAAAACTCTTCAACAAATATATTTTCAATAATAGTTTGTTTTACAATGAAATGAGATTGTCTTCCATCTTTAGTTTCGCATTTGTAGACGCTTGGTCTTTCATTTCCATATTTATCTTTACCATAGTTTTTAGGCTTCATGAATGTATTACAGTGACCACAAATTAATTTATCCCTTAAAAGAAATGGAGTATTGTAATATTTAGGATCTTTAGCTTTACTTTTAACATATCTAAGCTTTTTAGAAATATGCCAATCTTGGTCAGTAATTATATTTGCACCTTCAATAATAGGTGACCTAATGATGTTTTTATTATTTGTTTTACTACGTCTGTTCCAAACTATATATCCTATATATGTTTCATTTTTAATAATTCTTTCGATTTTATCTTCAGTCCAATGATGTCCATGTTTATCTTTTTTATTAAGTTCTTTGGCTATTTTTTTGTAACTATATCCATGATTATTATATAAATTGAAAATTTCTTTAACGTATTCCTTCTGGATATTTGAAGGTTTTAATGTTTTTCCCTTTGAACCGTTGCTTTTTAATACATATCCATAGGGAGTATGATAACTTACCCAGTTTTTGTTTTTAATACTTTGCACAAGACCTGATTTTACTCTTGAAGAAATGAGACTTGATTCAAGTTCAGCTATACTTCCTAAAATCAATTCAAATAGTTTACAGAGTCGTTCGTTTTCAGAAAGTAGATTTTCACCTTGCTTGGTATAGTGTATTTTAACACCACATTTTTCAAAGAAAAATCTTAATGCTACAAAGAGTTCAAAATTCCTGGCGAGCCTATCTCTGCTGAATATTATTAGGTGACTGAATTTCTTTAATTTAGCCATTTTCATGATTTCTTTAAGTTCAGGTCTATCTTTAAGAGAATCATATAAATTGCTTGAATAATCAAATTCTTCGATTTGTGTTTTTGAAGCTGATTTTGTTTCTTCAAAATATTTGATGATTTGGAGATTGTTTTCTTCACAATATTTATTAGCATATTCTCTTTGAACATCTATAGAATTTCCTTTATCTTTTTGTTTTTTAGTTGAAACTCTTAGATAACATACAGCAAGGTTATTTTTCTGTGTATATGGTTTCGATTGAGTAGCCATTTTTATTAGATTTATTGATCACCACCTTATGAACTAGATTTGATAATAGCTCATGTAGTTCTCTCCATCTTTCTATGAAAAATTTAATATCTTCGTCATCGATATTACTCATTTCAAATTTAAAAATATTTAGGTTTTCATATCTGTAAATGAGTTCTCTTAATAATCGACCTAACGTTGATATTTCTTTATTGCATGCAATTTTTTCGTCATTTAATTTTTTTAACTCATCATGTAAACCTTTATTATTAGGGTTATTTATTAGCAAATGAATTTTTTCTCTAATTTTAGCATTTGTATTTGCGATATTTTTCTTTTTATTATTTATTTCTTTTTCTAATCTTTTGATTTCAGCTTTAATTTTATTTTTTATATTTTCGTTATTGCAATCATGTATTAGTTTTGGTATTAACATTTTTAATATCTCATCTTGAGTAAGTTTTGTACAGCCTTTATTGCATGTATAATATTCGTTACCTATGAATTTTTTTAATCTTTTATTACAGATGCCACAATATAGGAGTTTTTTAAAAAGATATTCGGGGGCTTCTCTTTTGCCTTTTATTTCTTTAACTAATGTTTTTACAACTACTTTTTTCCAGAAATCTATATCAATTATTGCTTTATTTATGTTAGTACATTCTATTAAATCTTTTTCATTAAGATCATATTTATTTCTTTTTACATCATAATAAAACATATCCTTTAGTTTAATATTA is from Caloranaerobacter sp. TR13 and encodes:
- a CDS encoding ABC transporter permease, translated to MFMSKEHEEYIKKLRKKKITIKITQIAIIIVCMFLWEISARLGWIDTFLTSYPSEIWNLFIKLLKDGSLFEHIGISVMENVFGFTIGTILGILVAILLWWSDFISKVLDPYLVVLNSLPKTALAPILILWVGAGYTGIIATAIAVSIIITIMNVYNGFKEVDEDKIRMLKTFGATKFQILTKVIIPASVPTMISALKINIGLSWVGVIVGEFLVSKAGIGYLIVYGFQVFKLDLVMINVFILAILAAVMYQGVAFIENKFMKWKQ
- a CDS encoding McrB family protein, which gives rise to MKIDEMIKIASAMNISKEVIEKNEEDRKAFVKRFPLDRLLEMSIEEYADTSSKDCFIYWLEFKNILAGIGGGNAAKFGIYRSSDGNYVTGTGKNKRILKGEELEKQFKNLKSKIYKAIILAKEDKIEELQNLEVPIWNMVLQKILLIYVPEKFLNVFTPECLIPLAKNLQLQNIVQINSDNSVVLNYYITKELRKYSPFNEWSYYELGAFVWNNYHFKPNESYWLIEYIYGENDSKLEEFINKGVVGIGFLNTDLSEYITKDLKDVKVYIKENANTKSAKDALLEFIKIKEGDFVALKSTYTIMTEKNRKQSVIKISAIGKVEKSFDEGYRFDTELGHTLPVNWIDKSQVEYLNYTRYKKTINKVTNIEAIKQFFNKIDTPMEEDIITINRTKKRLNKNIILYGPPGTGKTYIVMNKALEIIDSEMYSDIITSDDSESRAKVIDIFNELISEGQIGFCTFHQTYSYEDFVEGLKSDDKGGFQPQDGILKEISYRAMYSALIDKNKKIDLTYESIKEEVRKNINDKTKFDFKKANKFVLIIDEINRGNISNIFGELITLLEEDKRLCETNQITVTLPYSKEKFVLPPNLYIIGTMNTADRSIALLDIALRRRFIFEEIMPNPNLLEPIEDIDLVAMLEKINSRIEFLYDRDHTIGHAYFMNIETVEELIEVFRNKIIPLLKEYFYDDWEKIGLVLGGIGKNSDDDYIVYKSNIDIDELFNNSSLASKYQSRVQYNIKDSFGVKELKKIYE
- a CDS encoding McrC family protein yields the protein MSRLKKIIIRESYDWITIDSNKEGSITKEEYEDLINYLDNNYEIDKIVQIGLNKLRFINYVGFIQLPSVYLEILPKLSLDNNIHDLTKDRNMLMFMLSKVGYFPVSLSYNSFQNYNKYNLIELFAHFFINELQRGINKGLHYEYIKVQDNLNKLKGRIIIKNQIRYNYSKKYKAFCEYSKFTINNFLNQVFKKTIKLLVTNINNIDLKKDIKILQSYFKDVDDIVINSDKLNKIIFDRQNERFKIPYLIAKFILSNLTFSSNVGLNQSFSFLFEMNTLFEMYIAKLVNEIWSNDGEYTSIQDNVKYLLINVNNERNNIKLKPDIVLYKTKFNNKRSAKVIIDTKWKHVDKVQQSDIYQMYAYITSYNEASRCILLYPRVYTDKDYPIWRIKNTSEKKFIEVRTVRLDSFTNTIFDLKKIIYDNTIG
- a CDS encoding recombinase family protein, producing the protein MATQSKPYTQKNNLAVCYLRVSTKKQKDKGNSIDVQREYANKYCEENNLQIIKYFEETKSASKTQIEEFDYSSNLYDSLKDRPELKEIMKMAKLKKFSHLIIFSRDRLARNFELFVALRFFFEKCGVKIHYTKQGENLLSENERLCKLFELILGSIAELESSLISSRVKSGLVQSIKNKNWVSYHTPYGYVLKSNGSKGKTLKPSNIQKEYVKEIFNLYNNHGYSYKKIAKELNKKDKHGHHWTEDKIERIIKNETYIGYIVWNRRSKTNNKNIIRSPIIEGANIITDQDWHISKKLRYVKSKAKDPKYYNTPFLLRDKLICGHCNTFMKPKNYGKDKYGNERPSVYKCETKDGRQSHFIVKQTIIENIFVEEFSKILNSDIVNNLYNRYCEVINKKLQDVNSQLNDLDGEIHEIKSKLSKLEEMISNETFKDLIEILDTEKRELNNELNILCEFKSKLEYKEDMLNQQIREFCNVGKKEKLIDKIKNSINKFIKVDFPQLETTQKRIIIDMLIDSVIIKKDNSKNGSIESMEIIFKAPINDL
- a CDS encoding recombinase family protein; the protein is MSIIAIYSRKSKYTDKGESIKNQIELCKEYAEKHFNVDKFLIYEDEGYSGGHADRPKFQKMLKDISKKKFDILICYRLDRISRNITNFSNLIELLQKNNIDFVSIREQFDTSTPMGRAMMYITSVFAQLERETIAERIRDNMHQLARTGRWLGGKTPTGFKSQPIYVDDKKIGKKKMYKLSPISKELELVKTLYYKFLELGSLTQLESWTLENNIKTRNGKYFDKSILKVILTNPVYVIADELIYEYFQENNSDIASNKEEFDGIHGLMVFNKHNEKRNRVIKNDKSKWIVAVGKHKGTIPSQDWIRVQNLLEKNREKAPKAGKGKIGLITNLLRCKNCGSKMRITVSRRKNSTYYYYKCLLKERSKGSKCNIKNLNGSLADEYVINEIKKISYKESDIYKYLYEMKEKLNKKSNNQDSEKELLEKELLEYKKAINNLTLQLSRNQDSKAAKYIIKQIEEFDNKIVDIKTKLENLDENKEITELEKNNIDIILKLIKDFSNNVDKLDFEEKKKFLNQIIDKIWWDGRKLEINIVGYNQGQ